The proteins below come from a single uncultured Carboxylicivirga sp. genomic window:
- a CDS encoding helix-turn-helix transcriptional regulator: MIGNKIRELREENNILLRQLAAQLDMDTAMLSKMERGDRFFKKEDILALSEIFNQNSKDLLVLWLADKIAKTIENEEYQAEALELALKTYNS; this comes from the coding sequence ATGATTGGTAATAAAATCCGAGAATTAAGAGAAGAGAATAATATTTTACTGCGTCAACTTGCTGCTCAATTAGATATGGACACAGCTATGCTCAGTAAAATGGAACGAGGCGACCGCTTTTTTAAGAAAGAGGACATTCTTGCTCTTTCCGAAATCTTTAATCAAAACAGTAAAGACTTACTCGTTTTATGGCTTGCCGACAAGATAGCAAAGACAATTGAAAATGAAGAATATCAGGCAGAAGCATTAGAGTTGGCTTTAAAAACTTATAACTCATAA